ATGACTCTTTGTGGAAAAGGTTATTTAGGTCGCCACTCCATGCGGGCTTACATGCTGAGTAAAGTCGCAGCGGAATTACGGGGACGTATAGCAGTGACGGGAGAGGCTTGGTTACCCCTAAGCATTAGTGCAACTTATGTAACTAGCGATTTCGATACCGCGGTAGTTCGTTACCTAAATGAGTTTGAATCCATTGGAAGCGACTTAGTTATAGCGGTTAATTATCTACTGCCGTTTAGGCAGGGAGCATTTGATGAATTGATTGCACATGCTGCATTTAATGATGTTAGATACATATCTCGAGAAGTGAGCGAGGCACTCAACGCCGCGCGGGAATTAATAATAATAGGCATACAGAGCGATAGGGGCTGGGTCTCCACTCCGCTATTCAATAGTAGTCTCGTCGTAATTAAGAATAAAATAATGGCAATAGCAGATGAATTCAGAGCCAAGGTGATTAATTCGGATGAGTATTTCATAGTGAGAATAACATCGCCAATATATAGAAATGGTTAGGCTTGCTGCGGAATTCACAGGTAGCTACGCCAATGAATTTAATTAACTTAACGGGGATTAAAGAGCTGAAAGTCATCTTACGCCAGGGCGCGATCCACAACCCAATCCGCGCGGGGCGGTTCCGCTCGATGAATCCGCTGCGGGCCGAGGGGAATCGGCTCTCCGAGAGGGGATCCGCGCCACGAGGCGAGGAAGGGTATAATGAGGGATGATGTTTTGCTCCGCCCATGATGGAAGCCCTAGGCTTGATGAAGTTATTAGGGAATTCGGTTAAAGATATGTGTTGTATGATGAGAGGAGCAATGGCATTGAGGTGAGGAATGGAGTGATTTATATTAAATTCGCTCTATCCCAACTCGGTAACAATGAAGTACCTAAGAGAAATTGTATATTGAGAGGTTTACCATTGAGTGACTACCGGATCGTTCCTTAGGGCTGAATCGATATCCCTAAAAATTAAAAACATGTAGTTGCAAGCATTAATGGTTTATGAGTTGGTCTTTATTGGAGGAAATAAGGCGGAGACCGGACTCGGTTAAGAGAATGCTTCAATCCAGGGGCTATGATGCCTCGCTAGTTGACGAGTTTGCCTCATTGGATCAAGAATGGAAGAAAATCAAGGCGGAGGTAGATGAATTGAGGCATAGACATAACGTTATGACGAGGGAAGTAAGCAAGGCATCTCCAGACAAGAGAGGCGAATTAATAAATAATGCAAAACAATTGCTTGAGGAAATAAGGAGAAAAGAGAATGAGCTTAATGCTATTGAGGATAAAAGAAACTCATTGCTTATGCGATTGCCTAATTTGATTCATGAATCGGTGTATGAGGCATGTAAGGGCGGCGGCGAATCGACTCCAATAACGTATCATGGTCGTCCAAAGGTATGGCGGGATATAGTGAATCAATTCCAGTCGCAGTACGTGGGTGTGGATTATGAAGTAATAGATTGGAAGCCGGTGGGTCACGCTGATTTGCTTGAGAATATTCTAAGGCTTGGAGACACTCAGAAGGCGGGTGAAGTTGCTGGAAGCAGGTTTTATTATATATTTAATGATATAGTATGGTTGGACTTCGCATTAATAATGTATGCATTAGACTTCTTGTCTCGGAAGGGTTTTCAATTAGTGGTTCCACCCTACATGCTGAAGCATGAAGTGATAAGCTCAGTGATAGACTTGGAGGCCTTTAAGGACTCCATTTATAAGATAGAGAACGAGGACCTCTACCTAATAGGGACAGCGGAGCACCCAATAGCGGCTTATCTCCGCGATAGGGAATTACTGGAGAGCGATTTACCTATACTGATGGCGGGCTTCTCCCCAGCATTCAGGAGAGAGGCGGGCGCGGTTAATAGGGATCTGAAGGGGATATTCAGGGTGCATCAGTTCCATAAGGTCGAGCAGTTCGTATTCTCCCTCCCCGAGGATAGCTGGAAGTGGCATGAGTCTCTCCTAAGCAATGCCAAGGAGATATGGGAGGGCTTGGAAATACCGTTCAGGGTAGTGCTGGTGTGCCCCAGCGACATGGGGAGGGCCGCGGCTAAGCAGTACGACTTAGAGGCATGGATGCCGGCCCAAGGAACATATAGGGAAATGGTTTCCTGCAGCAACGTCCTTGATTGGCAATCCGTTAAGCTTAGGATAAGGGTATTGAGGAAAGGAATGAATAGGGAATACGTTCACACATTAAATAGTACGGCTATAGCCAGCACTAGAACAATAACGGCTATACTGGAGAATAATCAGCAGCCCGACGGCACAATAATAATACCGAGAGTGCTTAGAAAGTACTTAGAGCCATTCCAAGCAGCTCCAAAGGACGTCATTCATCCTAGGGGCAAGTAATTAGACTGAATCATCACACAAGAGGACTAGAATAGCTCCTTCTAGGGAGGCGGGGCATCAGTGTACTGCAGTGCTATAGGGCTATGTTAATCCATTTATTATTGCCCTAATGGCGTATTTAGGCATCCTCATCGAAATGAACTTAATGACGCCTCCATACCAAGTATTGCCGCTTATCAACTTGATAAGGAGTTCCTTAACGTCACTGCTTGCGTATCCAGTGGTGCCTAGGAACCTACTGAAGAATTGCGTATCTAATCCATACACGAAAAGCGATAATGCGTTGGCTAATCTATTATTGCTCAGTAAATTGCTTACTAATCGCCTATAAATCACCGGTTCCTCTCCACGCTTAAGTGACGCGTAGGCAGCATATGCCGCAGCTATTCCAGTGTACATGGATTGATAAATTCCCTCTCCCGTTGTTGGATCGGCCACTCCAAGCGCGTCCCCAGCGAACATTGTTCTCCCAATTACAGGCTCTATATTGGTAAATGGTATTAAGTGGCCAAGCACTTTACCACTCTTAAGGCCCCATCTGGTCGCATACTCATCTAGCCGTGAACCATATCTCTGCTTAATTATTGATCCTAACCCAATATCATAGTATCCATTCGATTGAGGAAATATCCAGGCATATCCATACTTAACAGCGGTAAAGTCCAGTAGGCAAGGCAAGTCGCTGGGACCCTTAGCTATGCTCATGACTGCAGCGGCGCTCTTCTCATTGATTAAGCCAAGTGATGCAGCAACCCTGGAGGGCGCTCCATCGGCCGCTATAACCATGCTGGACATATACGTCTCTCCGCTCCGCGTAATTATCTCCACGTGATTCTTATGATTGATGGCCTTAATCACCTCCTTGTTCTCGTACTCAGCCCCCATACTTGCTTCATCGAAAAGCCTCTTATCGAATTCCTCCCTCTTCGTCACGCTTATTAATGGAATTCTTGATCGCAGCATAAAGGTTCCTGCGTAATTAGCTACATATACATCCCTACACTCACTTAGCACTAGGTCATCCATATCGACCTTAAGCCACTTAAGCAGACTCCTCGATTTCGGGGTTAATCCTCCTCCACATGGCTTTACCCTGGGGTGTTGCGCCTTATCTAAAATCAATACTTTTAAGCCGAGCCGTGAAGCCGTTATGGCGGCCGCAGATCCCGCTGGCCCGCTTCCAACCACTATCAGATCGTACTTGCCGCTCATTTGGCCCTCCTCATTGTGAGTATCATTATTATGGCTCCAATGGTTGAGTATATGAATGCCATGTAATAGCCAAGGATGAATAGTATTATCGATGTCATTATGAAGATCACCGTTAGCGCCTTCTCCATTAATAGTCCATTAACTCGCATGGCTGCTTTACTGCCCTTCGGCGTGTATATCCATTCAAGATCCTTAAACATGGCTTCTATGTAGTGGTATATTATGGCGAAGGATATGGAGAAGCCCATTATGCTCATTGTGGTTAGGCTAAATATCATCGTCATTATTCCATAATTCATTTTTCTGGCTATGGCAAGCATCAGCGTGAGGAACCCGAGGAGGAGAATTATATTGATTCCCTCCAGCGCCAAGACGTAGAATGGAGGAAGAATTACCCCGAATATCGATAATATTATTGAGATGAAGATTGATAATCCGCCTAGGGATAAGAGCGGGTACTTAGTTAACCATAGCAATATATCTATCTTATCAATGATTGGCATATCGCTCTTAATTATGCGCCTAAAGTATCTCCTCAGTATTATGGAGTCATTGGAGGACCACCGTATGTTTTGTGCCTTTAGAGCCATGTATGTGCTCGTGACTTCACTGATGGCAGTGACTTCCCTCATCACTGCAACTCGACCCCCGCTCATTTTAACCTTGAGCGAGAGATCCATATCATCCGCAGTACAGTGGCAGATCCCTCCAACCCTCATCAGTGTTTCCCTCCTTATCACGAAGTTGGTGCCCATTATCATTGAGAATCCCCACTTCTGCCTGCTGAGGAATCTGCCCAGGATTATTATCTCATTGAATATATCGTAAACCACCTTTATGGCCTTGCTGGTGGCTGTGGGTATGGCTGGTCGCCCCCTATAGACTGCCCCCACCATATCGTATCCAGCCTCCATGTAACTCACGGCGTACATTAGGTAATTAGGCGGGACCTCAGTATCTGCGTCAAGCACCATTATTAATTCGCCCTTTGAGAATTGAATAGCATAATTAATCGCGCCTCCCTTATAGCCTATGGGTGATTTCCTATTTATTGCAGTCATCCTAACCCCATATAGCTTTGAGTACTTCATGGTGATGGCTTCTATGGAGGAAAACGCCTCTTCATCATCATCGCTCACCACTATGGCTTCAAACTTATCCCTGGGATAACTTAGGCTAGCCACATTCTTTAGGACTTTCTCAATGACATCCATGGCCTCATTCTTGACCGGGATAATGATCGATACGAATGGTCTTGTCCTCGGCGGGTAATGAATGCCGCTTTTCCTCGGGTCCTTGAATAGATAGAGACCGGAGTGCAGTATGGCAATTACTTGGATGGCGGATAATGCGAGGAAGATGGAGTATATCACGTACATTATCAATAATAGCGGTATGGCATAACTTGCAGGATGACTGACTGTGACTCCAATGGGTGAACTATTATTGATATAGCTGCTTATGTTCTGCAAACTGGTCTTCTCTACATCCATGTAATGATTAAATTGGTATAATATCATTGTCATGTTATAGCCAACCTTATCCACCAATTCATCGAGGCCACTTGTTATGTTGGCGGGCATTATATATTATGCCTAACAATACCGAGTTAAATAGTTTTATACAGTGGCCTAATCATTTTTCTCGATTTTTGCATCATTAATTCAAAGAACTAGTGGGCCCGGAGGGACTTGAACCCCCGACCAACAGGTCTGGAGCCTGCCGCTCTGAACCTTGCTGAGCTACGGGCCCTCTGGTTCCGCCTAGTTGTTGTCTTTTTATTTTTTACCTTAACAACAACCATCGATTTCCCCGTTCTCTAATTTATCTTAGAATTAGGTGCGTTGGGCTCTGTTTAGAGGTTCATGGAGGGATGAATATCGGCCCTTGAGAGAGGGATGGGAACACTTAGTATACTCAGCACTAATATTTATTAACGATTATATTTATTACACTTAATATGAGAACCACAATATCCATAATAAAGGCAGACATAGGGGGGCTCCCTGGACACGCTTGGGTTCATCCAAAGATACTCGAGTATGCAGCGGATAGATTGGCTTCTGAGGTTAGGAATGGATCAATAATTGATTACTTCGTGTTTAATGTAGGGGATGATATGAGCCTATTAATGACCCACAACAAGGGACCCAACAATGCATCTATTCATGAAATAGCTTGGAACATATTTAGAGACGCCACGGAATCAATAGCAAAGAAGGTGAGGCTATACGGCGCTGGCCAAGACCTCCTTAAAGATTCATTCTCCGGAAACATTAGGGGAATGGGGCCTCAAGTCGCCGAAATGGAGTTCGAGGAACGAGGCAGCGAGCCAATAATAGTGGTCGCCGCCGATAAGACTGAGCCAGGCGCCTTTAATTTACCGTTCTATAAAATGTTTGCCGATCCATTTAATACCGCTGGATTAGTTATTGATCCAGCCATGGCGGAGGGATTCATATTTGAGGTAATAGACGTCAAGGAGGCCCAAGTATTCTTGTTAAGGATGCCGGAGGACATGTATAGGTTACTTGGATTGATTGGAACACCGGGCAGGTATATAGTTAGGAGAGTTTACAGGAAGCGGGATTTAGTGCAGGGAGCTGTGGCCAGTGTTGAGAGGCTCAACCTGATAGCCGGCAAATATGTTGGTAAGGATGATCCGGTGGCAATAATAAGGGCTCAACATGGCTTACCGGCGGTCGGCGAGATTCTAGAGGCATTCGCGTATCCCCACTTAGTGGAGGGATGGATGAGGGGAAGCCACGTGGGTCCACTCACTCCCTCCAAATTCGCCCAATTCATGCTGGATAAGAAGATGGCTCTAGGACCAAAGATGACTAGGTTCGATGGCCCACCAAAGGTCGGTGCATTAGGCTTCCAATTGCATGATGGATA
The Thermocladium sp. ECH_B genome window above contains:
- a CDS encoding fructose 1,6-bisphosphatase (catalyzes the formation of fructose-6-phosphate from fructose-1,6-bisphosphate), with translation MRTTISIIKADIGGLPGHAWVHPKILEYAADRLASEVRNGSIIDYFVFNVGDDMSLLMTHNKGPNNASIHEIAWNIFRDATESIAKKVRLYGAGQDLLKDSFSGNIRGMGPQVAEMEFEERGSEPIIVVAADKTEPGAFNLPFYKMFADPFNTAGLVIDPAMAEGFIFEVIDVKEAQVFLLRMPEDMYRLLGLIGTPGRYIVRRVYRKRDLVQGAVASVERLNLIAGKYVGKDDPVAIIRAQHGLPAVGEILEAFAYPHLVEGWMRGSHVGPLTPSKFAQFMLDKKMALGPKMTRFDGPPKVGALGFQLHDGYLEGPVDLFDDPVFDYSRQLAATVTDYIRRMGPIMPHRLPPEEMEYTTISQVLKEVKSLPLDEYEKDREGALKSLTSK
- a CDS encoding serine--tRNA ligase; the encoded protein is MSWSLLEEIRRRPDSVKRMLQSRGYDASLVDEFASLDQEWKKIKAEVDELRHRHNVMTREVSKASPDKRGELINNAKQLLEEIRRKENELNAIEDKRNSLLMRLPNLIHESVYEACKGGGESTPITYHGRPKVWRDIVNQFQSQYVGVDYEVIDWKPVGHADLLENILRLGDTQKAGEVAGSRFYYIFNDIVWLDFALIMYALDFLSRKGFQLVVPPYMLKHEVISSVIDLEAFKDSIYKIENEDLYLIGTAEHPIAAYLRDRELLESDLPILMAGFSPAFRREAGAVNRDLKGIFRVHQFHKVEQFVFSLPEDSWKWHESLLSNAKEIWEGLEIPFRVVLVCPSDMGRAAAKQYDLEAWMPAQGTYREMVSCSNVLDWQSVKLRIRVLRKGMNREYVHTLNSTAIASTRTITAILENNQQPDGTIIIPRVLRKYLEPFQAAPKDVIHPRGK